A region of Streptomyces cinnamoneus DNA encodes the following proteins:
- a CDS encoding dienelactone hydrolase family protein gives MASPTTIVLFHSAYGLRPAVLAAAERLRAAGHEVHAPDLYEGRTAESVEDGMAIKDEIGREELLRRAVTAVAPLSDRGLVYAGFSLGGSIAQNLALADAKARGLLLLHGTSDLAEDAAVDELPVQLHVADPDPFEPHDWLNAWYLRMGRAGADVEVHRYHGAGHLFTDPGLPDYDEEAAEAAWRVALGFLEDVGRG, from the coding sequence GTGGCGTCCCCTACCACGATTGTCCTTTTTCATTCGGCCTACGGGCTGCGGCCGGCGGTCCTCGCCGCGGCCGAGCGACTGCGCGCCGCGGGCCACGAGGTCCACGCGCCCGACCTCTACGAGGGCCGCACCGCCGAGTCCGTCGAGGACGGCATGGCCATCAAGGACGAGATCGGCCGCGAGGAGCTGCTGCGGCGGGCCGTGACGGCGGTGGCCCCGCTCTCCGACCGGGGGCTGGTCTACGCCGGCTTCTCGCTCGGCGGGTCGATCGCGCAGAACCTGGCGCTGGCGGACGCCAAGGCGCGGGGACTGCTGCTCCTGCACGGCACGTCCGACCTGGCGGAGGACGCGGCGGTGGACGAGCTGCCGGTCCAGCTGCACGTGGCGGACCCGGACCCCTTCGAGCCGCACGACTGGCTCAACGCGTGGTACCTGCGGATGGGGCGTGCGGGAGCGGACGTGGAGGTGCACCGGTACCACGGCGCGGGGCACCTCTTCACGGATCCCGGCCTGCCGGACTACGACGAGGAGGCGGCGGAGGCCGCCTGGCGGGTGGCGCTGGGCTTCCTGGAGGACGTCGGCCGGGGATAG
- the hisF gene encoding imidazole glycerol phosphate synthase subunit HisF — protein MTLAVRVIPCLDVDNGRVVKGVNFQNLRDAGDPVEMARVYGQEGADELTFLDITASSGNRETTYDVVRRTAEQVFIPLTVGGGVRTAEDVDKLLRAGADKVGVNTAAIERPELIREIAERFGRQVLVLSVDARRTASGSFEVTTHGGRRGTGVDAVEWAHRAAELGAGEILLNSMDADGTKDGYDTEMIAAVRRHVTVPVIASGGAGKLADFAPAVDAGADAVLAASVFHFGDLRIAEVKGALRDAGHPVR, from the coding sequence GTGACCCTCGCCGTCCGAGTCATCCCCTGCCTGGACGTGGACAACGGCCGCGTCGTCAAGGGGGTCAACTTCCAGAACCTGCGCGACGCGGGCGACCCCGTCGAGATGGCCCGCGTCTACGGGCAGGAGGGCGCCGACGAGCTGACCTTCCTCGACATCACCGCCTCCTCTGGCAACCGGGAGACCACCTACGACGTGGTGCGCCGCACCGCCGAGCAGGTCTTCATCCCGCTGACCGTGGGCGGCGGGGTCCGCACCGCGGAGGACGTCGACAAGCTGCTGCGGGCCGGCGCCGACAAGGTGGGCGTCAACACGGCGGCCATCGAGCGGCCGGAGCTGATCCGCGAGATCGCGGAGCGGTTCGGCCGGCAGGTGCTGGTCCTGTCGGTCGACGCCCGCCGCACCGCCTCGGGATCGTTCGAGGTGACCACGCACGGCGGCCGGCGCGGCACCGGCGTCGACGCCGTGGAGTGGGCGCACCGCGCGGCGGAGCTGGGCGCGGGAGAGATCCTGCTGAACTCCATGGACGCCGACGGCACCAAGGACGGCTACGACACGGAGATGATCGCGGCCGTGCGCCGGCACGTCACGGTCCCCGTCATCGCCAGCGGCGGCGCCGGCAAGCTCGCCGACTTCGCCCCGGCGGTGGACGCGGGCGCGGACGCGGTCCTGGCCGCGTCGGTCTTCCACTTCGGCGACCTGCGCATCGCGGAGGTCAAGGGCGCGCTGCGGGACGCGGGCCACCCCGTGCGGTAG
- a CDS encoding histidinol-phosphate transaminase: MTGTGTPSPWDELPVRDELRGKSPYGAPQLDVPVRLNTNENPYPLPEPLVARIAERVAEAARHLNRYPDRDAVELRTELAAYLTRTTGYEVTAARVWAANGSNEVLQQLLQTFGGPGRTAVGFEPSYSMHALISRGTGTGWISGPRHDDFTIDVEAAERVIAERRPDVVFVCSPNNPTGTAVEAETVLRLYEAAQAAKPSMVVVDEAYGEFSHRPSLLPLLEGRPHLVVSRTMSKAFGAAGLRLGYLAAHPAVVDAVQLVRLPYHLSAVTQATALAALEHTDTLLGYVEQLKTERDRIVTELRAMGCEVTDSDANFVQFGRFDDSHTAWQAILDHGVLVRDNGVPGWLRVTAGTPEENDAFLDAVRAIRKESNS; the protein is encoded by the coding sequence GTGACCGGCACCGGTACCCCCTCCCCCTGGGACGAACTCCCCGTCCGGGACGAACTGCGCGGCAAGTCCCCGTACGGCGCCCCCCAGCTGGACGTGCCCGTCCGGCTGAACACCAACGAGAACCCCTACCCCCTGCCCGAGCCCCTCGTCGCGCGCATCGCCGAGCGCGTCGCCGAGGCGGCCCGGCACCTCAACCGCTACCCCGACCGGGACGCCGTCGAGCTGCGCACCGAGCTGGCCGCGTACCTCACCCGCACCACGGGGTACGAGGTCACCGCGGCCCGGGTGTGGGCGGCCAACGGCTCCAACGAGGTCCTCCAGCAGCTGCTCCAGACCTTCGGCGGTCCCGGCCGCACGGCCGTCGGCTTCGAGCCGTCCTACTCGATGCACGCCCTGATCTCCCGCGGCACCGGCACGGGCTGGATCTCCGGCCCGCGCCACGACGACTTCACCATCGACGTCGAGGCCGCCGAGCGCGTCATCGCCGAGCGACGGCCCGACGTCGTCTTCGTCTGCTCGCCGAACAACCCCACCGGCACGGCCGTCGAGGCCGAGACCGTCCTGCGGCTGTACGAGGCCGCGCAGGCGGCGAAGCCGTCGATGGTGGTGGTCGACGAGGCGTACGGCGAGTTCAGCCACCGCCCCTCGCTGCTGCCGCTCCTGGAGGGCCGCCCGCACCTCGTCGTCTCGCGCACCATGTCCAAGGCGTTCGGCGCGGCCGGGCTGCGCCTCGGCTACCTCGCCGCGCACCCCGCCGTGGTCGACGCCGTGCAGCTCGTCCGCCTGCCGTACCACCTGTCGGCCGTCACCCAGGCCACGGCCCTCGCGGCGCTGGAACACACCGACACGCTGCTCGGCTACGTCGAACAGCTCAAGACCGAACGCGACCGCATCGTCACCGAGCTGCGCGCCATGGGCTGCGAGGTGACCGACTCCGACGCCAACTTCGTCCAGTTCGGGCGCTTCGACGACAGCCACACCGCATGGCAGGCCATCCTCGACCACGGTGTGCTGGTACGGGACAACGGCGTACCGGGGTGGCTGCGGGTGACCGCGGGCACCCCGGAGGAGAACGACGCGTTCCTGGACGCAGTACGCGCCATTCGCAAGGAGAGCAACTCATGA
- a CDS encoding RidA family protein produces the protein MSETPAPRRVQTDNPWEASIGFARAVAAGDRVHVAGTTPLVNGVLQGEGDPYEQALAAFGNALAALKEFGLGPESVVRTRMYLTHARDVDAVGRAHKELFDGVRPAATMVVVSGFVDSRVLVEVEVEAFRGASA, from the coding sequence ATGAGCGAAACCCCGGCCCCCCGGCGCGTGCAGACAGACAATCCCTGGGAAGCGTCGATCGGCTTCGCGCGCGCCGTGGCGGCCGGGGACCGGGTGCACGTCGCCGGGACGACGCCGCTGGTGAACGGCGTCCTCCAGGGCGAGGGCGACCCGTACGAGCAGGCCCTGGCGGCCTTCGGCAACGCGCTCGCCGCGCTGAAGGAGTTCGGCCTGGGCCCCGAGTCGGTCGTGCGCACCCGGATGTACCTCACCCACGCGCGGGACGTGGACGCGGTCGGCCGCGCCCACAAGGAGCTCTTCGACGGCGTCCGGCCCGCCGCGACCATGGTCGTGGTGTCCGGCTTCGTCGACTCGCGCGTCCTGGTCGAAGTAGAAGTAGAAGCTTTCAGAGGAGCATCGGCGTGA
- the hisH gene encoding imidazole glycerol phosphate synthase subunit HisH — MTAAAKKVVVLDYGFGNVRSAERALAHVGADVEITHDFEAAMAADGLLVPGVGAFAACMEGLRAVRGDWIVGRRLAGGRPVMGICVGMQILFGRGIEHGVETEGLDEWPGTVEPLKAPVVPHMGWNTVTPAEDSQLFAGLDAGTRYYFVHSYAVREWSLEVTNPHIRAPKVTWAEHGEPFVAAVENGPLWATQFHPEKSGDAGAQLLTNWIETL, encoded by the coding sequence ATGACCGCCGCCGCGAAGAAGGTCGTGGTCCTCGACTACGGCTTCGGCAACGTCCGCTCCGCCGAGCGGGCCCTGGCCCACGTCGGCGCGGACGTGGAGATCACCCACGACTTCGAGGCGGCCATGGCGGCCGACGGCCTCCTGGTCCCCGGCGTGGGTGCCTTCGCCGCCTGCATGGAGGGCCTGCGGGCCGTGCGCGGCGACTGGATCGTGGGGCGCCGGCTGGCCGGCGGCCGCCCGGTCATGGGCATCTGCGTCGGCATGCAGATCCTCTTCGGGCGCGGCATCGAGCACGGCGTCGAGACCGAGGGCCTCGACGAGTGGCCCGGCACCGTCGAGCCGCTCAAGGCCCCGGTCGTACCCCACATGGGCTGGAACACCGTCACCCCCGCCGAGGACTCGCAGCTCTTCGCGGGGCTCGACGCCGGCACCCGCTACTACTTCGTGCACTCCTACGCGGTGCGCGAGTGGAGCCTGGAAGTGACCAACCCCCACATCCGCGCGCCCAAGGTCACCTGGGCCGAGCACGGCGAGCCGTTCGTGGCCGCCGTGGAGAACGGACCGCTGTGGGCCACCCAGTTCCACCCCGAGAAGTCCGGCGACGCCGGCGCCCAGCTGCTGACCAACTGGATCGAGACCCTGTGA
- a CDS encoding mechanosensitive ion channel family protein: MEDVLRPLAVVGGALLVTLLVGWLADRIVRGIAERRPDDPLWGLLRRCRMPLRLVLCAALLRGGYSSAELGEKHEAVIGQGLTLVLIGACAWLAVRLATAVVEAGYARYAAGARDPARMRRVRTQVTLIRRVVTAAVAVVAVAAMLLTFPAMRTVGTSLLASAGLIGIVAGVAAQSTLGNLFAGLQIAFGDMVRIGDTVVVGGEWGTVEEITLTYLVVATWDERRITMPVSYFTSRPFENWSRGNARMTGTVFFHLDHAAPVDLLRERLHQVLKATLEWDGRAWSLVVTDTTPSTIQVRALMTAQNSDDIWALRCVVREELVSWLRREHPYALPRFNTAPAPGLEEAPDRRQTPPTSEDVAPGPGTA; the protein is encoded by the coding sequence ATGGAGGACGTGCTGCGGCCCCTCGCGGTCGTCGGCGGGGCGCTCCTCGTCACGCTGCTGGTCGGCTGGCTGGCCGACCGCATCGTGCGCGGGATCGCCGAGCGGCGCCCCGACGACCCGCTGTGGGGCTTGTTGCGCCGGTGCAGAATGCCGCTGCGGCTGGTGCTGTGCGCGGCCCTGCTGCGCGGGGGGTACAGCTCGGCGGAGCTGGGCGAGAAGCACGAGGCCGTCATCGGTCAGGGGCTCACGCTGGTGCTGATCGGGGCGTGCGCGTGGCTCGCGGTGCGGCTGGCCACCGCGGTGGTGGAGGCGGGGTACGCCCGCTACGCCGCCGGGGCCCGCGATCCGGCCCGCATGCGCCGGGTGCGGACGCAGGTCACGCTGATCCGCCGGGTCGTCACGGCGGCCGTCGCGGTGGTCGCGGTGGCGGCCATGCTGCTGACCTTCCCCGCCATGCGGACCGTGGGGACCTCGCTGCTGGCCTCCGCCGGCCTGATCGGCATCGTGGCCGGTGTGGCCGCCCAGTCGACCCTGGGCAACCTCTTCGCGGGCCTCCAGATCGCCTTCGGCGACATGGTGCGCATCGGAGACACGGTCGTGGTCGGGGGCGAGTGGGGCACCGTCGAGGAGATCACCCTGACCTATCTGGTGGTGGCCACCTGGGACGAGCGGCGCATCACCATGCCGGTGTCGTACTTCACCAGCCGTCCGTTCGAGAACTGGTCCCGCGGCAACGCCCGGATGACCGGCACGGTCTTCTTCCACCTCGACCACGCCGCCCCCGTCGACCTGCTGCGCGAGCGGCTCCACCAGGTGCTCAAGGCGACCCTGGAGTGGGACGGCCGCGCCTGGAGCCTGGTGGTCACCGACACCACGCCCTCCACGATCCAGGTGCGGGCCCTGATGACCGCCCAGAACTCCGACGACATATGGGCCCTGCGCTGCGTGGTCCGCGAGGAACTGGTGTCCTGGCTGCGCCGGGAGCACCCGTACGCCCTCCCCCGGTTCAACACCGCGCCCGCGCCGGGCCTGGAGGAGGCCCCCGACCGGCGGCAGACACCGCCGACCTCCGAGGACGTCGCCCCGGGCCCGGGGACGGCATGA
- the priA gene encoding bifunctional 1-(5-phosphoribosyl)-5-((5-phosphoribosylamino)methylideneamino)imidazole-4-carboxamide isomerase/phosphoribosylanthranilate isomerase PriA, with translation MTNASKLELLPAVDVRDGQAVRLVHGESGSETSYGDPLDAARAWQRAGAEWLHLVDLDAAFGTGDNRERIAEVVRAMDIKVELSGGIRDDASLAAALATGCTRVNLGTAALETPEWVARVIAEHGDKIAVGLDVRGTTLRGRGWTRDGGDLYETLARLDSEGCARYVVTDIAKDGTLQGPNLELLKNVCAVTDRPVVASGGVSSLDDLRAIATLVPEGVEGAIVGKALYAKAFTLEEALEAVSV, from the coding sequence ATGACCAACGCGTCCAAGCTCGAACTCCTCCCGGCCGTCGACGTCCGCGACGGGCAGGCCGTCCGGCTCGTCCACGGCGAGTCCGGTTCGGAGACCTCCTACGGCGACCCGCTCGACGCCGCCCGGGCGTGGCAGCGGGCCGGCGCCGAGTGGCTGCACCTGGTGGACCTCGACGCGGCGTTCGGCACCGGCGACAACCGGGAGCGGATCGCCGAGGTCGTCCGCGCGATGGACATCAAGGTCGAGCTCTCGGGCGGCATCCGCGACGACGCCTCGCTCGCCGCGGCCCTCGCCACCGGCTGCACCCGCGTCAACCTCGGCACCGCCGCCCTGGAGACCCCCGAGTGGGTCGCCCGGGTCATCGCCGAGCACGGCGACAAGATCGCCGTCGGCCTGGACGTCCGCGGCACGACGCTGCGGGGCCGCGGCTGGACCCGCGACGGCGGCGACCTCTACGAGACCCTCGCCCGCCTCGACTCCGAGGGCTGCGCCCGCTACGTCGTCACCGACATCGCCAAGGACGGCACCCTCCAGGGCCCCAACCTGGAGCTGCTGAAGAACGTGTGCGCGGTCACCGACCGGCCCGTCGTGGCCTCCGGCGGGGTCTCCTCCCTTGACGATCTGCGTGCGATCGCCACCCTGGTACCGGAGGGTGTCGAAGGCGCCATCGTCGGAAAGGCCCTCTACGCCAAGGCGTTCACCTTGGAAGAGGCCCTGGAGGCAGTGTCCGTATGA
- the hisB gene encoding imidazoleglycerol-phosphate dehydratase HisB, which translates to MSRVGRVERTTKETSVLVEIDLDGTGQVDVSTGVGFFDHMLDQLGRHGLFDLTVKTDGDLHIDTHHTIEDTALALGAAFRQALGDKVGIYRFGNCTVPLDESLAQVTVDLSGRPYLVHSEPENMAPMIGAYDTTMTRHILESFVAQAQIALHVHVPYGRNAHHIVECQFKALARALRYACERDTRAEGIIPSTKGAL; encoded by the coding sequence ATGAGCCGCGTTGGGCGCGTCGAGCGCACCACCAAGGAGACCTCGGTCCTGGTCGAGATAGACCTCGACGGCACCGGACAGGTCGACGTGTCGACCGGGGTCGGCTTCTTCGACCACATGCTCGACCAGCTCGGCCGCCACGGCCTCTTCGACCTCACGGTCAAGACCGACGGCGACCTGCACATCGACACCCACCACACCATCGAGGACACCGCCCTGGCGCTCGGCGCCGCCTTCCGGCAGGCCCTGGGCGACAAGGTGGGCATCTACCGCTTCGGCAACTGCACGGTCCCGCTGGACGAGTCCCTCGCCCAGGTCACCGTCGACCTCTCCGGCCGCCCCTACCTCGTGCACAGCGAGCCCGAGAACATGGCGCCGATGATCGGCGCCTACGACACCACGATGACCCGGCACATCCTGGAGTCCTTCGTGGCCCAGGCGCAGATCGCCCTGCACGTCCACGTCCCGTACGGGCGCAACGCCCACCACATCGTGGAGTGCCAGTTCAAGGCCCTGGCCCGGGCGCTGCGCTACGCCTGTGAGCGCGACACGCGTGCGGAGGGCATCATTCCGTCTACGAAGGGTGCCCTGTGA